Genomic window (Argopecten irradians isolate NY chromosome 2, Ai_NY, whole genome shotgun sequence):
tgttatcgctatttctcggaaagtactgaagggatcattctcaaatttcatttgaaggttcccctggggccctagttgtgcatattgcattttgggactgattggtcaacaagatggccaccaggcagccatcttagattttaatagttaaagtttgttatcactatttctcagaaagtacccaAGGaatcgttctcaaatttcatatgtaggtttacctagggccctagttgcgtatattgcattttgggacaaatcggtcaacaaggtggcagccatcttggattttggtatacttaccgctatttctcagaaattaacTAAGAGatctcaaattccatatttatgtttcctttgggccctagttgtgcataatgacttttgggactgatcagtcaaatGGCCAACTGCCTGTCATCTTGGATTACatcgttgaagtttgttaccgctctttctcagaaagtactccagcgatctgtctcatattttatatgtagtatttttgaaaaagtttgaaaagcagggaaaagatccctctttccattgtcagacatagatcattctttggtgggcgccaagatccctctgggatctcttgtttatgaaaaaaaaatcagtcaaTTGTAAGAAATCAATAGAAGGAAGATAAAAACACATACTCATAACAAAAACACAAGATATATAAAAaaggatacatgtacattacagtaGTGGAATAAGCTTCTGTGTACGCAGTTCATATATTGTGTCCcactactgtataatgttaAAGATACCTGGTATCTTGCTAATGAAAGATCAGACACAGAGTTATTGTTCCAAAATGATTTTAATCTCATTGTCCTACATCTCTGTGAGGTCATTAGTTCATATCGAGGTCATTTTTGAAAgtgaaagctatttcaaattCTTCTATCTCACATACATCAATGTTTCAGGTTGAAGCATGAGTGCATAGGTATGGCATCACCTTcaaagataaaaagaaattcAGTATGACCATACAATGTCGCCATTGAGGATGACATGCGACATCAACTTTTTGTAAGTGTATTAGGTTATGTgtgtttataatttatattaccAGACTGTCCAGCACTGATAGTCATGTTCAAAGTGATAACAATCagttatatatgatacatattacatgtaaaaaCCAAATGAATACCAATTATGTAAAAACATAATGGCCATTTATTGCTCATGTGGACATTCAAAGATGGGTGAATTGGCGGAAGagcaattatattttattcaaataggAGCTGTAGcagttttgattttaaatttcctGCTGTTTCTTAATGCTTGAGTGTGTACATTGTCatgattttgttttgattaaGTACCTGttcaatttgtatatatatcttttcgATTGCTAATGTAGCTAAATACAATATTCTAGATATggtgaaacattgatttgatatttttctacAGGGCTGGAAGGGTAGTTACAATCAAAGAGCTGTTCTTGTAAGAGTGGTATGTTATGGAGGCGGACAACAAATGCAAAGTGGTATTCAATGTGTGAAAGTCATTGATAGGGGATTGATAGAACAATATGGCTACCCTGACCTGATGCCCGAGGAATATTCTGTGTTCAGTTACACAGGCTCAAATGTATCATTGGATAATCTTAATGGTGTGCTAAAAAGATTTAAACAATTCGGAGATTTCCATCTGGATGGGATTTGATGGGATACGATTATGGAACATCGCGGATATCACTTCATTCCTGGACAAGATGGTGGTTGGAAATCAAAAGAGTGGACATATGTATTGCAGGAGGAATACAACAAGCTGTCAACAGGTTAGTTTACTAGCATGACTGCTCGATAGCCAGATTatctattttaaatttgaaaaccTCTTCTACCTCAAACGTCTAGATTCCTGCTCTTGTATATATAGCATGTTCTTTGAAATTTTTACTGCATACTGTCCAGTGAAATTCATAATCTTAATTTCAAAGACTGTACCttctaaattttgaaaatagcACATTTTTCACTctattgaaatatgtatatttaaatacgACTTTTTAAATtgggaaaataatatttaaatggaATTGGGGGAAATACAAGGGATAGAAGTATTACTCCGCACAAAATGGTCACTGACCTGTATccaatgaatttttttttttcattttgttgggTGGGGACAGGGGCACAATCACAATAAAGATTCCTATAACACTGGACTATTATATTGGCCCTGTAGGATACTTATATCTGAAGCAtgtttgtccaaatgaatgacctttagtTCATTAGAGGTCACAGACCCACAATATAGGGGTCAgatatgttttaataatttttttaaacaactGCATGCACAAAGACTTGATATTGGGTCACTCAGACTCTTGAAACATGGCATTTTATGACTatttcaacatatatatatatataaatatatatagtgcTCTTTATTGCAGAACAAAAGCTTTTCCTGACAACATTCGAAACGGCTCTTAAATGTGATATGAGTGAGGGTGAAGCGAAAGCCTGGATGACTAAAATGGTCGAACTGTTGAAAAGTGCAGATGATGCACTCAAAATGTTGCTTACTTTGGAACCATCGATGCATGACAGCACAAACACAGAGATGGAGGTTATAAACGGTGACGACCAGGAGGATTTTCATAGTCTGTTAGTGCCATTTTATCAGACAAATAGACGTCCTTCTACTTCATCGGATTTAAACGAGAACGTGGACTCTGATGAAAGCAGCCCAAAGATTCACCGCTGCACCGTTGTGCCAGACTTCTGTGTGCTACTCCTAGACTATCCTGGTGTGTTTCCATTAGTAGCAGCAATGAGACCCGTGAACTGTGAACTTCAAGGATTGTCTAAAAATATTGAACAAATGCTCTCCAAAATGTTCTTTCAGGATATAGTTTTTGGTGTTGTAGTTACTCCAACTGCATATGTTTTGTCTGTAATCATGAAGAAAGATAAAACTGATGAACTTCTTTATCAACGAGCAGTTGTTGATTTAACTTCTGTTGATTCAGATGGGAATAAAGTCCTGGATATCAACAATTTTAAGGAATTATGTACTTTCATTTATCGTGTCTTGAAGTGGAGTGTGATAACAAAATGCAAGCTTTAGGGTCATTTCTGTCTGAGCTGTGAATTATCTCTGTATTCATTTCCTTTCAACGAACTTTGATAAGTCTTCTTTTAAAAAGTCAGTTGCTGGAGTTATTGGATATGAGTGACTGTACATGTGTTTCCACAGAGTAAACACACTAATGTTCAATGAGTTGGATTTCAAAATTCCTCATGTATAACACCAAAGATATTGATCATCTTAAAAAGACATGAATCTACATTTGTAGGTTAGACATGCGAAATAGCATAACAATTTTGATACATCTTTACAGATTCTCCACCACCAGAGCATAAATGActctcatcatttgaacagtaagtgacatttaatcgtgtatatatacaatgtatatctaattaacaaaaaaaaataatgtaaaataattcattttgcttttggtgatgcgcaatcagtactttattccataaaGAATcgtgcaaaatatttttttcgggatgtaataaattgtttttaatatttttagtccaccatcatcagatggtgggctattcaaatcgcctttcgtccgtggtccgtcgtccgtctgtccttcGGGGcttccgtctgtctgtccgttaacaattcttgttaccgctatttctcagaaagtactgaagggatctttttcaaattccatatgtaagttaccctaggaccttagttgtgcatattgaagTTTGGGACCGATCCGTGAACAacatggccgccaggccgccatcttggattttgatagttaaagtttcttaccgctatttctcagagagtacagaagggatctttctgaaattttatatgtaggttcccctaggaccctagttgtgcatattgcattttgggaccgatcggtgaacaagatggccaatgggccaccatctttgatttcaCCACTGTTTCTTAGAAAGTATGAAGCgatcttaaatttcatatgttaaatatttggaaaagtttgaaaagcagggaaaagatccttctatccattgtcagacatagatcattctttcgtgggcgccaagatccctctgggatctcttgtttatctCGACGAAAAATTAGAAGGccaaaattttcaatggtggtattagtgtaaagtaagtaacttttgtaactgaagaaaaatactaaattgtctgctcctgtttttgatagtgaaaaaataccatttgtcagcggtggaacatctttaagttCCAATTTTGTAGAATTCTGATGTATAGCTGAAGTTATTTGATGTCATTGTCATttactttatctttgttttgtttacaaatcattgatttccttaaagatgctccactgctgacagagcataaaggatacccatcatttgaacaatgactGATGTTTAACTGTGTACTATATGTgtgaaattaacacaaaaatacatatgaaataaggCAAATAActtgaattattttaattacattgaattattttgaatatttttatcttgaagtaaaataattaagaagctcaaactttacAATGatggcaatggtgtaaagtatgtaacttttgtaactgaagaaagatACTTAATCGCCTGCTTCTCtttttgattgagaaaaaataccatttgtcggtggtggagtatctttaaataTAGGTGCAgcattgtagctcaaaagacttttagacagaaaatgatgtcgtctttagagctattggtgcctattactgctaatggagcagagtaatgattatgcaaaccattataaaaacGTCTGTTTGCATTATATCATACTTTTTTGATAACACTTACCTACtgggcaataaaactgaaccacttaaaatatcaaattctcattgaggcattgttttttttacatatccagtggcgtaggaagatgaaacgtaatgggggcaaaggtcctcaatattttgtaaccccccccccccccccccccccccccccccccccccccgccgcacctacaggaggagattaattcaacacacaaccatatatactttacatgctttttttatatatcattaaatataatccttgtgCACATTTAttgacagtggggtcgctaaaaggaaattagcgaatacgcaaattggccaaattagcgaatacgcaaattggccaaattagcgtgtgagcgccgaaggcccgagattttggggtctgggggtcgaccccgggaaaaatattacgatttagaatggctgaggtgagttttacaatgtattttgataattttgcgagcgcgagattttggtgtttggggggttcggggtttcccccgggaaaaaatattacgatttagactggctaagatgagttttacgatgcatttggatgaatttatgagcgcccgaaggcgcgagattttggtgtttgggggtccgggggtttcccccgggaaaaaatattacgatttagattggctaagatgagttttacgatgcatttggatgaatttatgagcgcccgaaggcgcgagattttggtgtttggggggtccgggggtctcccccgggaaaaaaaatacgattagaaagactgagatgagtttttacgatgtattttaatgattttaaagcgttcttaccatgttaatttttcgatttaaagtaacatgcattttagaaatgataattgtgataatagTGTCGttatatcattatgcaaccctgctcgatctgaactcaaaataataatgaattaattgtcttgctaagacatataagcAAAGtataatcttttaagagacattttttgaaatacaaatgaagTACGTAAaatcccttaatggacattttcagtgtagttcatgtgtattgaatttctgctattaaaagtttgaacattatgtgcttgaacgttttaggaaatgcccccccccccccccccgcttcctacgcccctgatatcaatacatatgaaggtctttctgaagggaatttatacggcaagtccacaaattgtgaatttgacgtcttgtgagcagtactgtagatattaagaatgatagttatgtttgttttggacaaaataatatgtaaatgtatgtatacgcataaaataattggaaacctactaaacagtatagaaaactgtgcccaagtgattttcggaggcactgctccactatgacacatagggaccaattcatACCcagccgaaaggtatagtaggcagggtacgtatattcgttctacttTAAAAAGCACTTCAATCTGATCTGTCAGAGTTGTCCTTCATTACTAATCTGAATTTTCTAATGTTAAATTCATCTGATATGGGCCAATTAAATTGTTCTAAAGGCCAattcaacatcagaaacctttgGATTACGTCATTACCTTCATTTTAATGATAGTACTGTGTTTATGGAGTAAAGTGAACTCCAATTATACCTGTTATTGGTGAGTacttagttttattttagcaaaaAGTTGACCAATtagttatataacatatatgtgtaaTGGTAAACCCAATGTAATCAGTAGTATAGCATGGCCTCATATGGAcagaattaaaaatatcaatgtttcaAACAAAGTTAGGATTGAATTAAGTATGTAATTTAGGGTCATGTACAATTCATTGGTCATGTACAATAATGAATTGTACATGTTAGATTACACTTAACTCATATACCCTTGATGCCATACTTTTGCTCTTCTAAATCAGAGACTGGACCAGTCCAATATGAAATTTCTAGAGTGAATGACTCAAACTCTGTTGATGCTTTCATGACTGCTTATTTCAGgtaataaatttattatttggTTATATTTGTGCTGTTGGTGACTCCATTTGTTTTTGGCTATGTTGCTTTGTCTTTTTTATCAATACTATAACATACAGCGTTTGAAATCGGTatacagttattcgttattggCATTCCATGTAACACATGTGATATGGTAATCTGCATAATTATCATGATAACGGGTGTTTGCTCcgtttcttcttattattattcttcttcttgttggtcttcttcttcttcttgtTCTTCTTTTTCTGCCGCAATTTGTCCAACCATTTTCTCGAAAAACGATGAGTCGGATCGCCATGAAATTTTGTGGTCATTTCAGGTGACCTGCAGATGTGCACGTGTCTACCGGTTTCATTTTTTCCGACCAGCATctatatccaagatggccaccacagcctttcattgttcaaaattgaaCTGCTGATAGATATTCAACTACTCGTCCGAATCGCCTGGAATTTGTTtcaatatatagtttatatcagattctaaattttaaagtgaaaaatgcTATGATTAtgactataatatatatatgtatactattggttaaaaaattttcatgccaggtccctgtgattatGAGTGGGGAAAAAATTTGAgacaatttcaatttttttaaccagtaagagttatctccctttattcacAAGAGCTACAAGTTCATGTTTGTTGTGCAACtatcaagatggctgccacagcatgcaattaattattcaaaattgaacaaaaagcAACATGGTTGAGAACACAAATCTAATACAATTATAGGTATTGCTGTGCCTAACATATTAactttaaggatgtacacctctgagaagtcaaaattttcttgtattaaactttttttctcatatagatttttgtaaataggagttcataccatacaagaaaatggaagaaaaaacgtATGTcggtgtgcttgtttttgagctattgtaaCTAAAAGATACCAAGTTGACAAAATCTTAGATTTTTTGggatttttgccgttttgaccatatacccAAGAGTTTAAAgtcataatttcctaatgagatgtttgatacgtatggaagtttgaagaatttattttcctgtagtcttctttaaaaatatacaagttttgattaataagactcatatttttactcagaataacaacatatgctacccgtACCCTTAAatttgagctacaaaatacaccattttcagccatttttaccaaatttaaccctttatagaaacagttgtggtattaaactttttttaatattaagcATATAAATAGGGAATGGgtttgttctttctaaattaggcagaaaaatgggggtcagtgtgcttacttttttgccccatttgaatgtgtgttatatttcagtattttatagtaaaaaatgaaagtgctcaaatttccattaaatgtaaaaataaagtgacaaaagcgtATCACTTCACGCactaatgctcaatattttaataaccacgaacctagtaaagattaacagcaaaaattaactcaatacagctaaaaatgctggtgcattgatgatttaagtaaaaacaatttcagtaaaaaatggttaaaCTATGGCTCCACTCGAAGAGGAAAaagacaatttcaaaatggccgccaaatgggccatttcttaaaatccctgtataaaaaatctactgaaaatagaaatgtatttttttgacaaaatttgcatctggcaacttgctacagatattgataaaatatatttgaaaatctcataacttctttgatctttgtcgaaacgagacttcaacgggactgaaacctcagaagaatacatccttaaatgatgtgacttttcaaaaaacattttcttatgcaaaatcaaatttatttacctgtataacaatGTTACGTCATCATTCAGGGGGAGGTCACTCTTGTCAAATTAGGCTCTGTGGAGATTGGGGGAACTTTATGTGACGGCACCCGTCATAATTAGATCTTGTTTGAAAAGGTTAACGTTTTGCAGCATGGTTTTCAAGGAAccaaattaaagttatatgtgccataataTTCATAGTCACGAATGAAGAAGAgctttcaatattttattcaccagcgacaaacattttgagaattaaaatacaattacaaAAAGCGTTATGGTATTTTTGGATACTCAATATAGTGTACTAATTATAACATGTGTTAAATATAATCTAATTTAAATAACGCAAACTTTACTTTCTAATCTGATATGCATAATAATATCCCTCAACTTAATAACTACAAACTATCTTTGGATTTATTGATTGCATTAGAGTGCCATATTTAAGACCTTGAATTTGGATGAAGGTTTTCACTTAAATTGATGACTTCATGCTTTGTTCCCAGGCAAGGACATACTGGAATTTCTCAAAATGGTAGCTTCCTCTGTACCAAGATAAACTATTTTGACAACTGGcttgtagttatatataattatacattgtatatggtttaatatgtatatacacaaaatttatctatttttagcTGTCTCGTACAAGTGGATGATAAAgtgacaaataaaaaaaaaagttttatcattttcattccATGTGTGTACAATTGTTTTCATTGGTAGATAAGCCTGGGTATGACTATTGGCATTCTTTAAGTGTGATTGCATCTAGTTTTTAAAGGATTTGATATACAAAGATAATTCcatcattttcaaaaatatagcGAGATACAATATCCCttcgtatttttttccattttcctTCATTCTCAAGCTCATCTATCAAGGAACCAAAATGATCTTTGTATTCCTCTGATGTGTTCAGTATATCTGGTCGTGTTCCCATCACAAAATATCCTCCTGAAAAGCATAAACGTATCTTGATAAAAGTAGAGATGCTTTGGACACTTGATCATAACTCTAAGACAACGACTCAAAAATATATGTCGaatatagaggatcttacatgattgggtatgtgatataaaatttatcaaacgagtttaataattgatatgccacgagcctttaggcgagtggcatgtcattttatttaacgagtttgataaatttcataataatagaaatattagTAAAAGTTAAACGAAAGATTTCgtctctctatataaaacagtagaaatccgacttggatgtgacgtttccgtctgctgagacaatcatgcgacttcatatcaatattatgacgtcagaactacctgtgacgtcacaatagtgttattacacatgtgtcttacgagatttatgacatggctggacggtctagttatgggataaatttattttgatcaaGTTTACTGAACTGAAATTAACCTTGAACTATAGAAAACTCCTTTGAAAGAATGAAAAGAGGAACGATTTAGAAATTATTGCAACgatgtattatatatctttGTGTTATAATCATTAATTTTTCTAGAATAATACTGATGATgggtttttattttcaattaaattgcgTCTAAATTTATAATACGTTTGTGTCTTAAGTTGTTTGTGTACAGTACCTGGCTTCACCAGACGGATGACCTCCCACAGACAACCACAAGGGAGATGATTGTTGTTACAACCGCCACATACTACGATGGCGTCATAAGTTCCTATTGGGAAATAGAAGATAAATAAGAACAAagaacataaaaaatgaaagatGTTTCTTCGACAATAAAGAATGAGTTTCCTTTTATATATCATGGTCTCTAATTCATGTAATGTCAAAAGAAAGCGTTCTGTTTTATTAGGggtgtttataatcacagtgatagtaacccctggaatatcaaggatgcgTCTACCAAAGTTTCTGATATGAATGAATATTTGCGAAATGTTAGTTATTCTCCAACACAACCATAACCATTCCAGGAATAGAGGATAAAAGGAGGTAACGCTTACGAATTTGTCTCTGAAAGAAATCCGTCATGTGTTCCATTTGATATCATAATACGTTGGAACTGCAGGAAAATATCCATTACCTTGACGGAATCTGCCTCCGTATATTTAATGAAAGTGCATTTGGTTAAAATACCTTAGTAACGGTGTTCAGTGATGTAGACTTCTTTATACAGTGTACTAgtatttaattgatttaataaatattgaattgGTAAATCAAACCTCACCTGGTTCTATAGCCAGTGGTGTCTCATCAAAGTACTCGCATCTCATGGTTTTGTAAACATTCTTTTCTTTCGCTTTATCAAGCATTCCTTGAGAAGGATCTAAAGCTTCTATGAGGACAAATCCTTGTTTGGCAAGCTTAGATAAGAAAAATGAAACACCAATCACATTTATAAACACTTgattacatattttcaaaatgtttattaaaaaCTTACCAGTTTCATTAAATGCTACATAAGTTGTATTAGTTTGGGTTGCTTTGCTACCCCTCCGTGATAAGGGTAACCTTTCACATGGAGATACCTGTCAGCtacttactgtaaaccaactgattTTCGCGTGCGATTAACGTGAGCGGACCACgaaaattcgcgaaaataaattgaGGCAAAAAGGtctcaaaaaaaaaatgctacAGAAAATTTTACCTGGAAATCTCGAGATCAAATCGCggtgaaaatataatttgacgTGACAACGCGACCTCGCAGCGAAAATTTCACAATACATGTCTTGTATtggtacagtaaaacacggttataacgaagACACTTACAATGAATTCATGGGTATTATATTATTTCCCCGTCACGGTCGTTTATAACGCAAACACTTacaactagatttgatcgcgataaAAACACGGGGTTTCCATCCAGCAAAATAATCATGTTATCGATCAGACGATCACAAAAATAAACGAACGAATAAAAGTCTGTACACATGTCCTTACAGACAGAACACACTGCATAAGCCATTTGACACTAACATAAACATGTACTTCcagatatgattttattaactcagaca
Coding sequences:
- the LOC138316627 gene encoding methyltransferase-like protein 27, encoding MEGARKLYKFCENSETREDMTQYYEKWSDKYDKDAVLDGYQGPALVANALASMYSDSRENIRILDVAAGTGLVGEQLAKQGFVLIEALDPSQGMLDKAKEKNVYKTMRCEYFDETPLAIEPGTYDAIVVCGGCNNNHLPCGCLWEVIRLVKPGGYFVMGTRPDILNTSEEYKDHFGSLIDELENEGKWKKIRRDIVSRYIFENDGIIFVYQIL